The Elaeis guineensis isolate ETL-2024a chromosome 12, EG11, whole genome shotgun sequence sequence GCAAAGGTCAAAAGCAAACAGGGTGGTCCTACAAAAAGAGGGGGCAAAGACAAAAGGATGGACGAGACTACGTAGTCATTGTTGACAAGACGTAGCACTTGTTTATATGTTGTGAGTAAAGTTGAGGTAAACTTGAGTGAGCCAAGAGAAGCTTTGGATTGGCTCTTTCATATTGGTTGAGATAGCAAAACTCAAGTTAATTCTACCTTGAGTTGTCGCTCTAGGACTACCCACATCGAGCTACTGCCACCTTGAAAGGAATTTGCCTGCCCCTCCAACCTTGCACCAATAATAATGGACTTGAGGTGTTTCACCATTCTTCCTTACCTAATTGAAACATTGGTGTTTACCTGGCAAGCAATTTTTCATATGCAACCACTTAAGAAGATTGTTTTCATTGGTCCCAAGGTAAACTTCCCTTATGTTTACTCTTTGGTCGATCCTGGTGTGCAGGCATAACCTGTCCTCTTGTTATCATTTAGCAAATTGCCATGGATAAATTCATGCTAACAAGATATGGGGAAACCAAAGCTTGGAGATGATTGCAGTTTCGAGACTTGTATGGAGATGCAAGGTCTACAACTTTCATGGTGTTGAAAACAGCCTCGAGGTCCATCACTGCTGACAGATGATCTAAAGGAGTTATGTAGATCTCTGGTTAGTACTCACAACAATCAATACTGAACAACATCTTGCGAAGGCTATCAATCTTGTTTTAGACAAAAAAAGGCTATACAAACGAAGATCAAGAGTAGATATGGTGTTCTAGCaaaaagggagagagggagaggatggATGAGTATGTTGCTATTGTGAGTGAAAGAAAGGGAGCAGAGGAGGGCTGAGAGCAGGTTGGGTGGTGCCACCAACAAAGAATCATAGAGGGGGAGGATAGAGTACTGTGTCATCCATATGGAGGTGATTAGGTAAACATATGCAGTGAATAGTTTGCGTATCAATCGATACGAGGCTAGAGATTAAAATGAGAAGAGAGAACATTGTAGGCGGCGAAAACAAAATTAATTATGGGCTGTAAATGATTACCTGTCAATTTTCCATAATAGCTCTCGTCAACTGATTAGTGAGATACATCCACCCAATttagtaaaatataataaatatgcaCAGTGGCAAAAGCCATCATATGTATTTTGAGTGCCACCGAGGCCAACTCCAGTGAGCCAAGAGTGCGTAGCTCTAGCTTGGATCTTTTTCTAGTAGAGTTGGCAAAACTCAAGATAAATATCGAACCAAACTTTAGGTGGTTCATCTTGAGTTGCCACTCTAAGAGTACCCACATCGAGTTAGCGCCAATTATCAATTTGACATGTACTTCTCATTCTTATGACCAAGGTAAAGTGTACTATGAGCCCTAATTGCATTTGATATTGTACTCATTGTCTACACTTAGAGTGGATATTTCACCTTTTCAAAATACAAGCATGCATACTTCTATATGCGGCACATGAGATACAAATGATGGGAAAGAGGGTTGCATTCACAAGGCATGTATGTGCCACTAGAAAAAACCACATATTGCACTCCTCTCTGACTAGTAGGTTTGAAATCTAaccaattattattattattattattattattattattattattattattattattattattattattattattattattattattattatgttgcTTTATAATGTGACTATTTCCAATCATTGGATTAATAAATAAGGTTTAAATTATCGACAAGTTAACTTTTGATCCATAGCTTGTTCTAGGTTGCAAGAAACACGTGTTGACCATTAATTTTATTCTCAAACTTTGATCTCTTGGTTTTGCTATTTAACACTGAGAGTCTATTTATCAATTTTCTTCCTTGATCTCTTGTCAGGATGCATAAAATGAATATGCCAATTGAATGAAAAACTTACAAAGAAGGTTAATAGTAGGGGTAAAAGTGATATAGATAATATCCATCTGGATTTGTTTtcgtatttgaattaatttggatatgaatagaaatttgagaatttgACTAATATGTAtatctgtaaaaaaaaataaatatggatatgaatagatAATTATTGAATCTATATCTGAATATTCGaatctatatataattttatataattttatatatcagttattattttttaaaaaatatatataatcatataaacatgctattaatttaatttatcatctatttaataattatttaattatataatcataaagtttaattatctaacttatatctatatttttagcATCCGAATTATGTctgtatttatttaaaataaatatatatataaatttttgcattcaaaaaatatttatatctgtatttgtatttatcagaaaaaataaatatggatatagacaTGTTGGTATCTGATCCGGTTTTAATCCTAGCTAATAGGAAAGAAATTGGACCCTAATCCCTAAATGGAGCAATACCAAGgtcctaatatttttttctcctaaaaatttttttttttttttggaaaaaaaaaatatatcttaagtaGCTTGGCCACATTTTTCACTTAAGCGGGACGCGGTCCAAATCCGTCGTCTCACGGTAAACTACACTGCGGAGCGCACTGAAAAAAACCCGCTTCGCGCCAAATTGACCCCTCTTCCCGCGAGCGGAAAAGATTTTCGCGCGCGAAACCTCGCCCTTCCTTCCCCACTTTTTAAAGCACCAACAGTTCATCTACAGAACCCTTAAGGCCAAGGAAATCTCCCTCTGGCCATGGCTCCCAAGACCCCCTTCAGGAGGCGAACCCGGGCCCCAGCTCGCCGATCTCCCCCCCCAGATGCCGAAGAAGATCGCGTCGAATCCCTCCAGTGCGAGAAGTGCGGCTCCGGCGACCGCGCCGACGAGCTCCTCCTCTGCGACAAGTGCGACCGAGGATTCCACCTCTTCTGTCTCCGCCCCATCCTTGCCTGCGTCCCTCAGGGCCTCTGGTTCTGCCCCTCCTGCTCCTCCCACAAGAAGCCCAAGCgtaactctctctctccctcttatcTCATTCTCTTCTTACTTTCCACTTTTCCTCATCTCATTAGCTAATCCGATTCCTGGAGTTCCTGATTTTGTTGCAGAGTTTCCTTTGGTCCAGACGAAGATCGTGGATTTCTTCCGAATCCAGCGGTCATCGGAATTTGAGACGCTTGGCAGTAGGAAACGGAAGAAGAAGACAGGGGGGCTGGTGGTggcgaagaagaagaggaagttaTTGCCTTTTAATCCGATCGAGGACCCCAATAGGAGGCTGGAGCAGATGCAATCCTTGGCCACGGCATTGACCGTCACAGGGGCCAAGTTCAGCAACGAGCTCACATATCTTCCCGGCATGGCCCCGCGCTCCGCCAACCGCGCTGCTCTCGAACAAGAAGGGATGCAGGTAACAGTTTGATGCATTGATAAACTTGGAATCATTTCTTCGATTTTTTGGTGATCCCAATCGTTCAACAAATGGATTTACTCAGAATATTTAAAGTTGGTGATTTTTAGTAAATTCCAAATGCTATTCGATAGAGAGATCATTGGTATCGCGTAATGCTAGAATGATTGGATCAAAAGATTCCAAATGTGGTTTATGAGCTAAGTGTAGGTTCTGACTAGTTTCATGGATTGGTGGTGGTTTCAGGTTTTGTCCAAGGAGGATACTGAAACCTTAAACCTCTGCAAGAGAATGATGGAAAGGGGAGAATGGCCTCCTCTCTTGGTTGTTTACGACTCTCGCGAAGGGTTAGTACTCTTCATGTAGAATGACTTTGTTCCACATTTTGTTGGCTGGTTCTTGTTACTGAATTGGATCTTGGAAATCTTGTATTGGTTGTGAGTAGGTTCACAGTGGAGGCAGATAGGTTCATCAAGGACTTGACAATTATAACAGAGTATGTTGGTGATGTCGATTACCTAAAGAATCGAGAGCATGATGATGGGGACAGCATGATGACACTACTTTCAGCCAAGGATCCATCAAAGAGTCTTGTTATATGCCCCGATGAGCGTAGCAACATCGCTCGGTTCATCAATGGCATCAACAACCATACACCGTAAGCAGATTCGAACTTACTTTGATAGCTAATGTGCTTTGGTTTGAAATGCTAAATTGGTTGAAGAATTTTTGGTAGAAATATtgatttagtttgcttttctGAATtagggatgggaagaagaagcagAATCTGAAATGTGTTAGGTACAATGTGGATGGTGAATGTCGAGTTCTGTTGATTGCGATTCGAGACATATCGAAGGGGGAACGACTGTATTATGATTACAATGG is a genomic window containing:
- the LOC105054615 gene encoding histone-lysine N-methyltransferase ATXR6, with product MAPKTPFRRRTRAPARRSPPPDAEEDRVESLQCEKCGSGDRADELLLCDKCDRGFHLFCLRPILACVPQGLWFCPSCSSHKKPKQFPLVQTKIVDFFRIQRSSEFETLGSRKRKKKTGGLVVAKKKRKLLPFNPIEDPNRRLEQMQSLATALTVTGAKFSNELTYLPGMAPRSANRAALEQEGMQVLSKEDTETLNLCKRMMERGEWPPLLVVYDSREGFTVEADRFIKDLTIITEYVGDVDYLKNREHDDGDSMMTLLSAKDPSKSLVICPDERSNIARFINGINNHTPDGKKKQNLKCVRYNVDGECRVLLIAIRDISKGERLYYDYNGYEQEYPTQHFV